From a region of the Streptomyces tirandamycinicus genome:
- a CDS encoding DUF4190 domain-containing protein, which yields MQLAAPARRFTGTRDADGMAVASFVLGLVGLLVMNIVLGPVAVVLAGLALRRGTARRGRALLGLALGIADLAVLAVLVVGDGMVVWSPAG from the coding sequence GTGCAACTCGCCGCACCCGCCCGCCGGTTCACCGGTACGCGTGACGCCGACGGCATGGCCGTCGCGTCGTTCGTCCTCGGTCTGGTCGGGCTGCTCGTGATGAACATCGTGCTCGGGCCCGTCGCCGTCGTCCTCGCCGGCCTCGCGCTGCGGCGCGGCACCGCCCGGCGCGGACGGGCCCTCCTGGGGCTGGCGCTCGGCATCGCCGACCTCGCCGTACTCGCCGTGCTCGTGGTGGGCGACGGCATGGTCGTCTGGAGTCCGGCCGGCTGA
- a CDS encoding cysteine desulfurase family protein, with product MAYLDHAATTPMLPEAVEAMTAQLAVTGNASSLHAAGRRARRTVEEARETLAEALGARPSEVVLTSGGTEADNLAVKGLYWARRASDPRRTRVLASPVEHHAVLDAVHWLAEHEGANVEYLPVDAVGRVHPEALREALGRDPSDVALATVMWANNEIGTVMPVRELADTAAEFGVPLHSDAVQAVGQLDVGFAASGLAAMTVSGHKIGGPYGIGALLLGREHTPVPVLHGGGQERHVRSGTLDVPAVAAFAVAGRIAAERREDFARDIGALRDRLVQAVLEAVPDAILGGDPDDRLPANAHFTFPGCEGDSLLLLLDAQGIECSTGSACTAGVAQPSHVLLATGTDPDLARGTLRFSLGHTSTAEDVEAVARAIGPAVERARAAGLS from the coding sequence ATGGCTTACCTCGACCACGCCGCGACCACTCCGATGCTTCCGGAGGCGGTCGAGGCGATGACCGCCCAGCTCGCCGTCACCGGCAACGCCTCGTCGTTGCACGCAGCGGGCCGCAGGGCCCGCCGTACCGTCGAGGAGGCCCGTGAGACCCTCGCCGAGGCGCTCGGGGCGCGCCCCAGCGAGGTCGTCCTCACCTCCGGCGGCACCGAGGCGGACAACCTCGCCGTCAAGGGCCTCTACTGGGCCCGGCGAGCCTCCGACCCGCGCCGCACCCGGGTACTCGCCAGCCCCGTCGAGCACCATGCCGTCCTCGACGCCGTGCACTGGCTCGCCGAGCACGAGGGCGCGAACGTCGAGTACCTGCCCGTCGACGCCGTCGGCCGGGTGCACCCGGAGGCGTTGCGGGAGGCCCTTGGGCGCGACCCCTCCGACGTGGCGCTGGCCACCGTCATGTGGGCCAACAACGAGATCGGCACCGTCATGCCGGTCCGCGAACTCGCCGACACGGCAGCCGAGTTCGGTGTCCCGCTGCACTCCGACGCGGTCCAGGCCGTCGGTCAGCTCGACGTCGGCTTCGCCGCCTCCGGCCTGGCCGCCATGACCGTGAGCGGCCACAAGATCGGCGGCCCGTACGGTATCGGCGCGCTGCTGCTGGGCCGCGAGCACACCCCCGTGCCCGTGCTGCACGGCGGCGGCCAGGAACGCCATGTGCGCTCCGGGACGCTGGACGTCCCAGCCGTCGCCGCCTTCGCCGTCGCCGGCCGGATCGCCGCCGAGCGCCGCGAGGACTTCGCCCGCGACATCGGCGCCCTGCGCGACAGGCTCGTCCAGGCCGTCCTCGAGGCCGTGCCCGACGCGATCCTCGGCGGTGACCCGGACGACCGGCTCCCGGCCAACGCCCACTTCACGTTCCCCGGCTGCGAGGGCGACTCCCTGCTGCTGCTCCTGGACGCCCAGGGCATCGAGTGCTCCACCGGCTCGGCCTGCACGGCCGGCGTCGCCCAGCCCAGCCACGTCCTCCTCGCCACCGGCACCGACCCGGACCTGGCCCGCGGCACGCTCCGCTTCAGCCTCGGCCACACCTCCACCGCGGAGGACGTCGAGGCCGTCGCCAGGGCGATCGGGCCCGCCGTGGAGCGGGCCCGCGCCGCGGGCCTCAGCTAG
- a CDS encoding N-acetylmuramoyl-L-alanine amidase, with protein MGGRKAERGVGRRAVLIGGGAALVGAGVVARDELGRLWWRLPGTEKPRVEGELDHAGAVWTAASGANWRRADRPDDYTIDRVVIHVVQGSYRTALKVFKDPGHGAATHYVVGGDGRVAQMIRELDVAFHAGNRDVNERSIGIEHEGFVDRPEDFTDAMYASSARLTAGICARYGIPVDREHIIGHVEVPGTDHTDPGPHWDWDRYIPMVRQAAARPSPGTTRL; from the coding sequence ATGGGCGGCAGGAAGGCAGAGCGCGGCGTCGGCAGGCGGGCCGTGCTGATCGGCGGTGGGGCAGCCCTCGTCGGGGCGGGTGTGGTGGCCCGGGACGAGCTGGGGCGGCTGTGGTGGCGGCTGCCCGGCACGGAGAAGCCGCGGGTGGAGGGTGAGCTGGACCACGCGGGCGCGGTGTGGACGGCGGCCTCCGGGGCGAACTGGCGGCGGGCCGACCGGCCCGACGACTACACCATCGACCGGGTGGTGATCCATGTCGTCCAGGGCAGCTACCGCACGGCCCTGAAGGTGTTCAAGGACCCCGGCCACGGCGCCGCCACGCACTACGTGGTGGGCGGGGACGGGCGGGTCGCGCAGATGATCCGCGAGCTCGACGTCGCCTTCCACGCGGGGAACCGGGACGTCAACGAGCGGAGCATCGGCATCGAGCACGAGGGCTTCGTCGACCGTCCCGAGGACTTCACGGACGCGATGTACGCCTCGTCGGCCCGGCTGACGGCCGGCATCTGCGCGCGGTACGGGATCCCGGTCGACCGGGAGCACATCATCGGCCATGTCGAGGTGCCGGGGACCGACCACACCGACCCGGGCCCGCACTGGGACTGGGACCGGTACATACCGATGGTGCGGCAGGCGGCGGCCCGGCCGTCGCCGGGGACGACCCGGCTCTAG
- the mnmA gene encoding tRNA 2-thiouridine(34) synthase MnmA translates to MTETRQRPLRVLAAMSGGVDSAVAAARAAEAGHDVTGVHLALSANPQSFRTGARGCCTVEDSRDARRAADVIGIPFYVWDLAERFREDVVEDFVAEYEAGRTPNPCLRCNEKIKFAALLDKALALGFDAVCTGHYATVVEREDGGRELHRASDMAKDQSYVLGVLDERQLAHAMFPLGDTLTTKDEIRAEAERRGLAVAKKPDSHDICFIADGDTQGFLAKRLGRAEGDIVDESGTKLGTHDGAYGFTIGQRKGLRIGHPAPDGKPRYVLDISPVDNTVTVGPAEALEVSALTAVRPRWCGTAPSGPGTYTAQLRAHGGETEVSAELVGGELRVAFAEPVRGVAPGQAIVLYDGTRVVGSATIASTTRRPSTVTA, encoded by the coding sequence ATGACTGAGACTCGCCAGCGCCCCCTCCGCGTCCTCGCCGCCATGTCCGGCGGCGTGGACTCCGCCGTCGCCGCCGCCCGGGCCGCCGAAGCGGGCCACGACGTGACCGGGGTGCATCTCGCACTCTCGGCGAACCCGCAGTCGTTCCGCACCGGCGCGCGCGGCTGCTGCACCGTCGAGGACTCGCGCGACGCCCGCCGCGCCGCTGACGTCATCGGCATCCCGTTCTACGTCTGGGACCTCGCCGAGCGGTTCCGCGAGGACGTGGTGGAGGACTTCGTCGCGGAGTACGAGGCGGGCCGCACCCCCAACCCCTGCCTGCGCTGCAACGAGAAGATCAAGTTCGCGGCGCTGCTCGACAAGGCCCTCGCCCTGGGCTTCGACGCCGTGTGCACGGGCCACTACGCGACCGTGGTCGAGCGCGAGGACGGCGGCCGCGAACTGCACCGCGCGAGCGACATGGCCAAGGACCAGTCCTATGTGCTCGGCGTGCTCGACGAGCGGCAGCTCGCCCACGCCATGTTCCCGCTGGGCGACACCCTCACCACCAAGGACGAGATCCGCGCGGAGGCCGAGCGGCGCGGACTGGCGGTGGCGAAGAAGCCCGACAGCCACGACATCTGCTTCATCGCCGACGGCGACACCCAGGGGTTCCTGGCGAAGCGGCTCGGCAGGGCGGAGGGCGACATCGTCGACGAGTCCGGCACCAAGCTGGGCACCCACGACGGCGCGTACGGCTTCACCATCGGCCAGCGCAAGGGCCTGCGCATCGGCCACCCCGCGCCCGACGGCAAGCCGCGCTACGTCCTGGACATCTCGCCGGTGGACAACACCGTCACCGTCGGCCCGGCCGAGGCCCTGGAGGTCTCCGCGCTCACCGCGGTCAGGCCCCGCTGGTGCGGCACGGCACCCTCCGGCCCCGGCACGTACACGGCGCAGCTGCGCGCCCACGGCGGCGAGACGGAGGTCTCGGCCGAGCTGGTCGGCGGCGAGCTGCGGGTGGCGTTCGCCGAACCCGTCCGCGGGGTCGCCCCCGGCCAGGCGATCGTGCTGTACGACGGCACCCGCGTGGTCGGCTCGGCGACGATCGCCTCGACGACGCGCCGGCCGAGCACGGTCACGGCCTGA
- a CDS encoding AAA family ATPase produces MLLSFRVANHRSIRDEQELSLVATELNERTGRDTGVRSEGKQVSCLPAVGIFGANASGKSNLLSAMRFMRKAVRESFAEWDKDGGVPREPFTLADEAREETSLFEVDLLLGSRGKRVRYTYGFELSDERVEAEWLHAYPSGRKQEWFDRDAGRPADGGDEFVFRGSGLRGPKESYVALTRPNSLFLTVAAAMNHPQLTAVHRWFRDNLWLVTAGQDVEARTRWARNLLMHTADDDMRKRFVTLLRVADLGITDVSVDADTGDPQLLHRASDGRDKPLDFWKQESLGTHAWFAFLGPLLHVLDQGGTLLADELDSSLHPLLAAEVIRLFQDRESNPRTAQLIFTTHDATLLGPSVAERPLDRDQVWITLKSGTGETELYPLTAARKIRNDENLERRYLHGHYGGIPRITTGEVARQLALVEEGRKATA; encoded by the coding sequence GTGCTGCTCAGCTTTCGAGTGGCCAATCATCGGTCGATTCGCGATGAACAGGAGCTGTCGCTCGTCGCGACCGAGCTCAATGAGCGGACCGGCCGGGACACCGGTGTCCGTTCCGAGGGCAAGCAGGTGTCTTGCCTGCCAGCGGTCGGGATCTTCGGTGCGAACGCTTCGGGCAAGTCGAACCTGCTCTCCGCCATGCGGTTCATGCGCAAGGCCGTGCGCGAGTCCTTCGCCGAGTGGGACAAGGACGGCGGCGTGCCCCGGGAACCGTTCACGCTCGCTGACGAGGCCCGTGAGGAGACCAGCCTCTTCGAGGTCGACCTGTTGCTCGGCAGCCGGGGCAAACGCGTGCGCTACACGTACGGCTTCGAACTCTCGGACGAAAGGGTCGAGGCCGAGTGGCTGCACGCCTATCCGTCCGGGCGGAAACAGGAGTGGTTCGACCGGGATGCGGGGCGACCGGCCGACGGGGGCGATGAATTCGTCTTCCGCGGCTCGGGACTGCGCGGACCCAAGGAGAGCTACGTGGCCCTGACCCGCCCGAACTCCTTGTTCCTCACGGTGGCTGCCGCCATGAACCATCCGCAGCTGACCGCAGTGCACCGCTGGTTCCGGGACAACCTGTGGCTCGTGACGGCGGGACAGGACGTCGAAGCGCGCACTCGCTGGGCTCGCAACCTCCTGATGCACACCGCCGACGACGACATGCGGAAGCGCTTCGTCACCCTGCTCAGAGTCGCCGATCTGGGCATCACGGATGTCAGCGTCGACGCCGACACCGGTGATCCTCAGTTGCTGCACCGCGCCTCGGACGGTCGGGACAAGCCGCTCGACTTCTGGAAACAGGAATCGCTCGGCACCCATGCCTGGTTCGCCTTCCTCGGCCCGCTCCTCCACGTCCTCGACCAGGGCGGCACCCTGCTTGCCGACGAGCTGGACTCCAGCCTGCATCCGCTCCTCGCTGCCGAGGTCATCCGGCTCTTCCAGGACCGCGAATCCAATCCGCGAACGGCGCAGCTCATCTTCACGACACATGACGCGACGCTGCTCGGGCCCTCCGTCGCCGAACGGCCGCTCGATCGTGACCAGGTGTGGATCACATTGAAGAGCGGCACCGGAGAGACCGAGCTCTACCCGCTCACCGCCGCCCGAAAGATCCGCAACGACGAGAACCTCGAGCGCCGGTACCTGCACGGCCACTACGGCGGAATCCCGCGCATCACCACCGGCGAGGTCGCCCGGCAGCTGGCATTGGTCGAAGAGGGGCGGAAGGCCACAGCGTGA
- a CDS encoding RloB family protein — MTTRGQRDAPGRGRRRNRPDGAGMLRRPVSSYGDRSRRVIYVAAEGAKTERDYIALLNDTYGERDGSRFRLHFCHPGHDNGLRPEQVVDQVLAVAGPGDEKWAFFDRDAGDAREGEIPRAMHRAHRNGVQVALSHPSFELWLLLHFQQFTSQENGFSREVLKRLRGHKDAKGYEGYDQQSGDRGKGLGGQRGRALLDRERTAVRNARKLVSLCPYGECSARHADLTPIPAPRTEPYEDWTRRTGHAPGCDPLKRDPSSDVWRLLASVGVGTEGT, encoded by the coding sequence GTGACCACCAGAGGACAGCGCGACGCCCCAGGCCGCGGACGGCGCCGCAACCGCCCCGACGGCGCGGGCATGCTGCGGCGCCCGGTCTCCTCGTACGGTGACCGGTCACGGCGCGTGATCTACGTGGCCGCGGAGGGCGCCAAGACCGAGCGCGACTACATCGCCTTACTCAACGACACCTACGGCGAGCGCGACGGCAGTCGGTTCCGGCTGCACTTCTGCCATCCGGGCCACGACAACGGGCTCCGTCCGGAGCAGGTCGTCGATCAGGTACTGGCAGTGGCAGGTCCCGGGGACGAGAAGTGGGCCTTCTTCGACCGAGACGCAGGCGACGCGAGGGAGGGCGAGATCCCGCGGGCCATGCACAGGGCGCACAGGAACGGTGTTCAGGTCGCGCTCTCCCACCCTTCCTTCGAGCTGTGGCTTCTCCTCCACTTCCAGCAGTTCACCAGTCAGGAGAACGGGTTCAGCAGAGAGGTCCTCAAACGTCTGCGCGGGCACAAGGATGCCAAGGGGTACGAGGGGTACGACCAGCAGTCCGGTGACAGGGGCAAAGGCCTCGGCGGGCAGCGAGGCCGGGCACTCCTCGACCGGGAGAGGACAGCCGTGCGCAACGCGCGGAAGCTGGTCTCGCTCTGCCCGTACGGAGAGTGCTCGGCCAGGCACGCGGACCTCACCCCGATCCCGGCGCCGCGCACCGAGCCGTACGAGGACTGGACCCGCCGCACAGGACATGCGCCAGGATGCGATCCGCTCAAGCGTGATCCTTCGAGCGATGTGTGGCGGCTCCTGGCCAGTGTGGGCGTCGGCACCGAGGGCACGTAG
- a CDS encoding SDR family oxidoreductase, which yields MAGMATHLITGAGSGIGAAVARRLHERGDDLVLLARDAGRARELVRAYPGSRTLVGDLGTPDRLSWAFSHQTLPERVDSLLHIAGVVDLGRIADLTPRTWLAQLNVNLVSPAELTRLLLPQLRVSRGAVIFVNSGAGLNAHAEWGAYAASKHGLKALADALRHEEKEHGVRVTSVYPGRTASPMQEKVHRQEGKEYDPSRWIDPESVATAILTALDLPRDADIHDLTVRPGR from the coding sequence ATGGCCGGTATGGCTACCCATCTGATCACCGGAGCGGGCTCCGGCATCGGCGCGGCCGTCGCGCGCCGGCTGCACGAGCGCGGCGACGACCTGGTGCTGCTGGCCCGGGACGCGGGCCGCGCCCGGGAACTGGTCCGGGCCTACCCCGGCTCCCGCACCCTCGTCGGCGACCTCGGCACGCCCGACCGGCTCTCCTGGGCGTTCTCGCACCAGACGCTGCCCGAGCGGGTCGACTCGCTGCTGCACATCGCGGGCGTCGTGGACCTGGGCCGGATCGCCGACCTCACGCCCAGGACATGGCTGGCGCAGCTCAACGTGAACCTGGTGAGCCCGGCGGAGCTCACCCGGCTGCTGCTGCCCCAACTGCGGGTCTCCCGGGGCGCGGTGATCTTCGTCAACTCGGGTGCCGGGCTCAACGCCCACGCCGAGTGGGGCGCCTACGCCGCCTCCAAGCACGGTCTCAAGGCACTGGCCGACGCGCTGCGGCACGAGGAGAAGGAGCACGGCGTCCGGGTCACCTCGGTGTACCCCGGCCGGACCGCGAGCCCCATGCAGGAGAAGGTCCACCGGCAGGAGGGCAAGGAGTACGACCCGTCGCGGTGGATCGACCCCGAGTCGGTGGCGACGGCGATCCTCACGGCCCTCGACCTGCCGCGCGACGCCGACATCCACGACCTCACCGTCCGGCCGGGGCGGTGA
- a CDS encoding methionine synthase, translating to MSGAVWGPATGVGSLPGGDAREAAKTVTGSFEDFPHLPELPARGPGADMIGRTAGLLVELYARVEPSGWRIGDRPGRDTRRARSWLGEDLDALEEFAQGYQGPLKVQAVGPWTLAAALELRNGEAALADPGACRDLADSLAEGLRGHLAEVRRRVPGARPVLQLDEPSLTAVLAGRVKTASGYRTHRAVDRQLVESALREVVAAAGVPVAVHSCAPDVPFALLRRAGAAGISFDFALLTERDDDAIGEAAEGGTRLLAGVVPSTDGPLSDPASSVMGVRTLWRRLGLNPGTLAESVVITPSCGLAGASPGYARAALAHCVRAARSLADNPE from the coding sequence GTGAGCGGCGCCGTGTGGGGCCCCGCCACCGGAGTCGGCTCGCTGCCCGGCGGGGACGCCCGCGAGGCCGCGAAGACCGTGACCGGGTCCTTCGAGGACTTCCCCCACCTGCCCGAGCTGCCCGCCCGCGGCCCCGGCGCCGACATGATCGGCCGGACCGCGGGACTCCTGGTGGAGCTGTACGCGCGCGTCGAGCCGAGCGGCTGGCGGATCGGTGACCGGCCGGGCCGGGACACCCGGCGGGCCAGGTCGTGGCTCGGCGAGGACCTGGACGCGCTGGAGGAGTTCGCCCAGGGCTACCAGGGCCCGCTCAAGGTCCAGGCCGTCGGGCCGTGGACGCTCGCGGCCGCCCTGGAGCTCAGGAACGGCGAGGCGGCACTCGCCGACCCCGGCGCCTGCCGGGACCTCGCGGACTCGCTCGCCGAGGGCCTGCGCGGTCACCTGGCCGAGGTGCGGCGCCGGGTACCGGGCGCGCGCCCCGTGCTGCAGCTCGACGAGCCCTCCCTGACGGCGGTGCTGGCCGGCCGGGTGAAGACCGCCAGCGGGTACCGGACGCACCGCGCCGTGGACCGGCAGCTCGTCGAGAGCGCGCTGCGGGAGGTCGTCGCCGCCGCCGGGGTGCCGGTGGCCGTGCACTCCTGCGCTCCGGACGTGCCGTTCGCCCTGCTGCGCCGGGCCGGTGCAGCCGGGATCTCGTTCGATTTCGCACTGCTCACCGAGCGTGACGACGATGCGATCGGTGAGGCGGCAGAGGGGGGTACGAGACTTCTGGCGGGCGTCGTGCCGTCCACCGACGGCCCGTTGTCCGACCCTGCTAGTAGCGTCATGGGTGTCAGGACGCTGTGGCGCAGGCTGGGGCTGAATCCGGGGACTCTCGCCGAGTCCGTCGTGATCACCCCGTCGTGCGGGCTCGCGGGTGCTTCGCCCGGCTACGCCCGTGCGGCCCTCGCGCACTGCGTCCGGGCGGCGAGATCGCTCGCGGACAACCCTGAGTGA
- the ligA gene encoding NAD-dependent DNA ligase LigA, whose translation MAVEQQGPVPAEARDEHARLAEQVEEHRFRYYVKDQPVISDAEFDRLMRSLEALEEEHPELRTPDSPTQQVAVAYETEFTAVEHRERMLSLDNAFDEEELAAWADRIAKEVGTSAYRFLCELKVDGLAVNLTYEKGRLTRAATRGDGRTGEDITPNVRTIADIPVRLRGERVPDLVEIRGEVYFPMEAFEELNARRVAAGEQPYANPRNSASGSLRQKDPKVTATLPLHMVVHGIGARDGLEISRLSEAYELLHEWGLPTARHYKVVDSLEEVREFIAYYGEHRHSVEHEIDGVVVKLDEIPLQGRLGSTSRAPRWAIAWKYPPEEVNTKLVDIRVGVGRTGRVTPYAQVEPVTVAGSEVEFATLHNQDVVKAKGVLIGDTVVLRKAGDVIPEILGPVADLRDGSEREFVMPAECPECGTALRPMKEGDVDLRCPNARSCPAQLRERLFYLAGRKSLDVEAFGYVAAAALTKPLEPAEPPLADEGDLFDLTVEQLLPIKAYVLDQDSGLPKRDPKTGEEKIVTVFANQQGEPKKNTLAMLENIAAAKRRPLARILTGLSIRHVGPVAAEELAREFRSIERIEQASQEELAAVEGVGPTIAASVKQWFEEDWHREILRKWRAAGVRMEEEGSGEDEGPRPLEGLTVVVTGTLEKYTRDGAKDALQSRGAKVTGSVSKKTSFVVVGDNPGSKYDKAMQLKVPVLDEDGFAVLLEQGPDAAREAAAPIEE comes from the coding sequence GTGGCTGTCGAACAGCAGGGGCCGGTGCCGGCGGAGGCGAGGGACGAGCATGCCCGGCTGGCCGAGCAGGTCGAGGAGCACCGCTTCCGGTACTACGTGAAGGACCAGCCGGTCATCAGCGACGCCGAGTTCGACCGGCTGATGCGGTCCCTGGAGGCGCTGGAGGAGGAGCATCCGGAGCTGCGTACGCCCGACTCGCCGACCCAGCAGGTCGCGGTCGCCTACGAGACGGAGTTCACGGCCGTCGAGCACCGCGAGCGGATGCTCTCCCTCGACAACGCCTTCGACGAGGAGGAGCTGGCGGCCTGGGCGGACCGGATCGCCAAGGAGGTCGGCACCTCCGCGTACCGCTTCCTGTGCGAGCTGAAGGTCGACGGCCTGGCGGTCAACCTCACCTACGAGAAGGGCCGGCTCACCCGGGCCGCGACCAGGGGCGACGGCCGCACCGGCGAGGACATCACCCCCAACGTGCGGACGATCGCGGACATCCCGGTCCGCCTGCGGGGCGAGCGGGTGCCCGATCTGGTGGAGATCCGGGGCGAGGTCTACTTCCCCATGGAGGCCTTCGAGGAGCTCAACGCCCGCCGGGTCGCGGCCGGTGAGCAGCCCTACGCCAACCCCCGCAACTCCGCGTCGGGTTCGCTGCGGCAGAAGGACCCCAAGGTCACCGCGACCCTGCCGCTGCACATGGTGGTGCACGGGATCGGGGCGCGCGACGGCCTGGAGATCAGCCGGCTGTCGGAGGCGTACGAGCTCCTGCACGAGTGGGGCCTGCCGACCGCCCGGCACTACAAGGTGGTGGACTCCCTCGAGGAGGTGCGGGAGTTCATCGCGTACTACGGCGAGCACCGGCACTCCGTGGAGCACGAGATCGACGGGGTGGTCGTCAAGCTGGACGAGATCCCGCTCCAGGGCCGGCTGGGCTCGACGTCGCGGGCGCCGCGCTGGGCGATCGCCTGGAAGTACCCGCCGGAGGAGGTCAACACCAAGCTGGTCGACATCCGCGTCGGGGTGGGCCGTACCGGCCGGGTCACGCCGTACGCGCAGGTGGAGCCGGTGACGGTGGCGGGCTCCGAGGTCGAGTTCGCGACCCTGCACAACCAGGACGTGGTGAAGGCCAAGGGCGTCCTGATCGGTGACACCGTCGTGCTGCGCAAGGCGGGTGACGTCATCCCGGAGATCCTCGGCCCGGTGGCCGATCTGCGGGACGGCAGCGAACGGGAGTTCGTCATGCCGGCCGAGTGCCCGGAGTGCGGTACGGCCCTGCGGCCGATGAAGGAGGGCGACGTCGATCTGCGCTGCCCCAACGCCCGTAGCTGCCCCGCCCAGTTGCGGGAACGGCTGTTCTACCTGGCGGGCCGCAAGTCCCTGGACGTCGAGGCGTTCGGCTATGTGGCCGCGGCGGCCCTGACGAAGCCGCTGGAGCCCGCCGAGCCGCCGCTGGCCGACGAGGGCGACCTGTTCGACCTGACGGTCGAGCAGCTGCTGCCCATCAAGGCGTATGTGCTGGACCAGGACAGCGGACTCCCCAAGCGCGACCCGAAGACCGGCGAGGAGAAGATCGTCACCGTCTTCGCCAATCAGCAGGGCGAGCCCAAGAAGAACACGCTGGCGATGCTGGAGAACATCGCGGCCGCCAAGCGGCGGCCGCTGGCCCGCATCCTCACCGGCCTCTCCATCCGCCATGTGGGCCCCGTCGCCGCCGAGGAACTGGCCCGTGAGTTCCGTTCGATCGAGCGCATCGAACAGGCCTCCCAGGAGGAGCTCGCGGCCGTCGAGGGAGTGGGACCCACCATCGCCGCCTCGGTGAAGCAGTGGTTCGAGGAGGACTGGCACCGCGAGATCCTCCGCAAGTGGCGTGCCGCGGGCGTCCGGATGGAGGAGGAGGGCTCCGGCGAGGACGAGGGGCCGCGCCCGCTCGAGGGGCTCACGGTCGTCGTCACCGGAACGCTCGAGAAGTACACGAGAGATGGCGCAAAAGACGCGCTCCAGAGCCGGGGAGCGAAAGTGACGGGTTCCGTTTCGAAGAAGACCTCATTCGTCGTTGTGGGTGACAACCCCGGATCGAAGTACGACAAGGCCATGCAACTTAAGGTGCCCGTACTGGACGAGGACGGCTTCGCGGTCCTGCTCGAGCAGGGCCCGGACGCGGCCCGCGAGGCGGCCGCACCGATCGAGGAGTAG